In Syngnathus scovelli strain Florida chromosome 12, RoL_Ssco_1.2, whole genome shotgun sequence, the genomic window CCTCTCAGGTCATTTCCATGGTTTTCCGATCGCCCTTAGAGCTTTATCCCTCCCATTTCTTCCTGCCCAACTTCGCTGATCGCCCCCTGCTCCTGGCGAACAGCGCGCCCGCCGCCAGGTCCCCGGAAGACTTGTCCATGTTCCAGCTACCCACGCTCAACTTCTCCCCGGAGCAGGTGGCGAGCGTCTGCGAGACGCTGGAGGAGACCGGCGACATCGAGCGGCTGGGCCGCTTCCTCTGGTCCCTGCCCGTGGCGCCCGGAGCCTGCGAGGCCATCAACAAGCATGAGTCCATCCTGCGCGCCCGCGCCGTGGTGGCTTTCCACACGGGCAACTTCCGGGACCTCTACCACATCCTGGAGAACCACAAGTTCACCAAAGACTCCCACGGCAAGCTGCAGGCCATGTGGCTGGAGGCGCACTACCAGGAGGCCGAGAAGCTGCGCGGACGCCCGCTGGGTCCCGTGGACAAGTACCGCGTGCGCAAGAAGTTCCCGCTGCCTCGGACCATCTGGGACGGCGAGCAGAAGACGCACTGTTTCAAGGAGCGGACGCGGAGCCTGCTGCGGGAATGGTACCTGCAGGACCCCTACCCCAACCCCAGCAAGAAAAGGGAACTGGCGCAAGCCACCGGACTCACTCCCACGCAGGTCGGAAACTGGTTCAAGAACCGAAGGCAACGAGACAGAGCCGCGGCGGCCAAAAACAGGTTGGTGCCAAGGACCGACACGCGTTGAGATTTGACTTCGAGCCGCTACTCCGAACCGGCCGGGCCGCTGTCGGCAAGTCCCCGGCGTGAGAGCGGCTCGGGGCGGGCGGCCGCCGATTTGCTGACGACCGTGCAGGCAGGTCGCCTTTGCTCGCCTGCAAATGTCCTAAAGTGGCCCAAAACGCACAGTCGACAAAACGCTGATTTTTCATTTCGCTTCAACTATAACTACGTTTGATTTAATTAAATAGAAACAATTCAGGGGACAGTACAAATGTTCAAACAGGAATTTATGATCGGCTTtgcattaaaaatgcaattgttgTTGCGTTTTATTCTTGTTTGGATGAAACGGTCAAATGTGGAATTATGTTAGTTTTTTTCCTTAAACTGTAATTCGACATTTTTGCTCAGTAACCTAAATTACGTGAGATTATTTATATTAGCCTATACTACTTTTTTTAAAGTATATTTGCAATGTGTCGAAAGAAGTTCACAAATACTTCAATGTGCAGAGGTCTTTTTTTGCGCTTTAAAGCAAATTGTTGGGGAATTCGAACACAATTTTTCAACTGAAttttatttatagagcacttaaaacaacaaaaccCGTTCAAATATTAAATCAGTTTACACCACATCATATTGTTGTGTTTATGAAAGCTTtccattttcgttactttgcctCGTTGTCAAGCCACACGATCTCGTGCTGGGGATCAGCGAAAATATATTTGCGAGATTTCAAAGCAATGGCAGACTAGGCAGTATTCATAACGTTAAGTGTGCTATCACTGTATTcgtaattgattaaaaaaacaacgacAACAAATCTACGAGCAGATGAGCTGGAGGCAGTTTTCATGCCGCACACACAAGCGCGCATGCAGTTATTATTTTCCAGGCTGATATTTTCATCCAGCACGCCGGTCGGAGTTATTATGGTGAGTGGATTGCAGGGCAACATTTTAGGATGATTGCGACCACCTCCACGTCACTCATTCTTGGGCACGCACATGGGGCAAACGAAAGTAAGTGGTGGACAATCActgcagccagccaggcaggcaggcaaatcTCACCACATTTCCTGCCGTGTTTTGTGCCCGAAAAGCGCTTTACTGAGGCAGCCTTGCCTTTCCTTGCCCTGCATGGGGCCGGCTGCGGGGTTgcatgggcggggggggggcggtCAAAGAAAAAGCTTTGCGCCCTTATTTTTCAAAAGGGGAGCTCAGCGAGGAGGGGTGCTGCTGGTGAAAGCGGCTTCTTTTTGCTAAACGCTAATTGCCGTTTCTGCTTTTTCAGGCTGCAGCACCAAGCCATGGGAGCGGGCGGCATGCGCTCCCTGTCCGAGGCCGGCCTGACCCCTCACAGCTCGGCGGAGTCGCCGTCGACGGCGGCCAGTCCCACCACCAGCGTGTCGAGCATGACGGAGCGCGTGGACACCGGCACCTCCATCCTGTCCGTCACCTCTAGTGACTCCGAGTGCGACGTATGATAACCACCACCATGCAACAAAACAAGAGAATTGTTGGCAGGGAAAATGGACCCGAGAGGGGCAAAAAAAGACTCGGATGGAGGAGTGCAAAGGACCGTTATAAATATGACATAAAAAGAGATAAAgcacgtgctttttttttttttattcaaggcgctttaaaaaaaaaaaagaaaaaagagccaGGCTATATACgcctttcctcctcctcttcatcatacGCCAACAATACTAGACTTGCATgaaaagtccttttttttttttttttttttttttttattattttgcatCCAGAGGAGCATCGAGCTGCAGAGGGAATAAACACATTTGGACCAGTTATTTTTGTGACGACGTCACGCAGACCAGATGCATTATTTCGGTCTTGTTCATCAGACAATCATTTCAAGTCGTAAGCACCTTTTTTGTTGtcgttcctaaaaaaaaaaagtgaaaaataataTTACTTTTTCACTGCCTGTGTGGGGTCAAAACaatgtattgttttttattttcaatttttataTATACGGGAGGATGTGTAtcggaagaagaaaaagaaggaagaaacacaaacaaaacaaaggcaaTCTTTCTCCCGCGCTGTATTATAAAAAGTGTAGAAATATGCTTGTACATAACGAACCCCTCATCCCTCACTCACTTGGTGTTCCTCCTCCAATTTGTCCCCAGACCGAAAACACTCACGCGTGCTCAAGTTCAGCCTGTCTGTTCTGTATGTGACATTTGCGCATATCACTACGTGgacctttctcctcctcctcaccttcaaaTCATGTTTTTATATGTGAATATCATAGGAtcttatgttgttgttgttttttttttttaaataatcaaatataatatttaattGAAATGCTTTTGGAGTGAGTGTGTCCATAAGTGGCTCAACTTCCGCTCATATTGGACGATGATTGGATTGTGCACGGGGGCATTAAGGCTCATCTCAGTAGGCTTAGGGTTGCTTGCAGCAGGTTACAAAACTCACCTAAAGCTTTTTCCCGCacacgagcaaaaaaaaaaaaaaaaaaaaaagtcatgtttgCTGCCGTTAAAATAGGTACACCGCGCCTTCAATGTAAACGACCGCCGCAAAGccccaaaacaaaaccaaaagctCTGAGTGCTATTTGCACCTTTTGTTTACCGTTGTGACTGAATGCCGAAATTAAGTAAACGCGCCATTAAATGGCCTAATCACGATGGGGCTCCTCCCCTGCTCCAATCTGCTATTGTAGACCTCTCAAAAGATCTTTTCTTCCCGGAACCACAAGCACCCCTgcccctcgcccccccccccccccccccctccaaaaaaaaaagaaacaaaaaagaggGGGATTTCTGCCCAGCAAGTCTCTCCCTCTCACTCTCTTAGCCAAATCTTCAACATGTGTCACAGGACATTTTTAGGATTTGGGGGAGTTGCAAGTGTGGCTTGAAGAGCCTACTGTCCTGGTTCTACAGCtttttatggggggggggggggggggggtccaaaatgcaaaaaacacatgcacgcactCTGCTCCGAAGAGACAAAAAGTGGTCCTCTTGGGTCAGTTAGTTTGGGGAACGCAAGAGAATAGTCTAAAAAAAATGGTCAATATTTGCTACAGGAGGCAGCGAGAAGGCATAacgtaataataatgataatcatcatcataataataaattatttttagaacaatattattattattaatagaaataataataataataataataataataataataataataatttagctCCTAATGCGTTATATTCCTCATGTACCATTAAGAGTTTTTTGAGTGCCTGCATGTATTATTTAATGTATTACTATCccaaatcttttaaaataatttcatcTATTGTTAGGAttagaataaaaataacaactgTTCTGTCCGAAttaagcagccttttttggaatAAACCTGACACACGTCATTTGACAAAAATAATCTTAAACCAAGAAAGTGTTCTCTATATAGAAACAAAACTTCCTCACAGTGTTACTCAATTCTATTATTTGTTGTGAAGTTAGGCCGCTGTGTacgcaaaaatattttctaggaGGCTACTTAAAGGCATGCGGAAAATGTTACATTAACTTGACAATTTAGAAAAGTTAAAACTTTTGTTGTTAAATTTTTGAGAAGCATTAAGAAAACAGGCACGAGGGGACCCCGCCAGTTCATTGCTATATACGTGAGaattttgatatatttttttacgtcTTTCTAAAATATTGCTCAGATATATTCATGATTCGTTCGACATCATACTGAATTCCAATTAGGCCTTGGAGGTTTGGGGCGTGTCAGTGCAAAGCATACGTGGGTGCGTCTCTGCATGGGGTCACGcacagtgtgcgtgtgtgtgcgcgcgcgcgtgcatgcgtgcatacgtgtgtgtgtatgtgtgtgtggcgggGGGGGCGCTCGTGTTCGTGATGTGTCAAGTCAAATATGGATCAGCACACAAAAGAACTTAGCGAGGAGTAATCTGTGTGTGTGATACTTAGACGGTAAGAATGTGAGACGATCACACGGCGCGCAAGCACACCTTTTACACCTTTGCCTTGAATTCCTGCCACTTCAACTTGTCACGAGACATCTATGTGACGATTCGGGCTTctgcgtgtgtgtttctgtggatCCTGTGCGAGACATTTTCGCCAAAGTTAACAGTGGGGATGAGGGGGGGTTGCATGCAATGAGGGAGGaagggtgggagggagggagggaggtattATTATGAGGTAGGCCAAAGTCTGGCGCGGAGAAATACTTGCTCTGCCCTGTTTTTCTCGACCTCTCGTTTCGTCGCTTAACTGCATATAAGTTGGTGTGCATGCATGCAGTAAACAAAATTAAATGGGACTCGTTACTTCTCAACAGGTAGCGTGCATTTCGGTTTTGTTTTTAACGACATCAACGCACAAAAGCATCACGCACACCTGAACAAGCCATTCGAGCGACGAAAAGCCTTGATTGACGCCTGTCTAACGAGTCGTCTCAGACTGTCAGCTGTCTCAAATATCTGCAAAAAAGGACCATTTGGAACTCAACTGTTCAATTGCTTTAAATACAATATATAATATTTGTTATTATTCTTTCATTTAGATGTGACCAGTGATTTCATTCATGCATGATACACTTGGCAAGTTAACTCACGATCATGAGTAAATTACACGCGCCGTGCACCTGCTGCTGTCCACCTATCGCCCCTCCACAGACCTCCAACATGACGCGCACCCGCCTCTATCTACAGTTTGAAGATCCTCTCCTATTAATTTGATGCTCAGACTTGACGGTATTTACTCTCAAAGTGTGCGTATGTGCGTGAGTGTGCTCATGGCACACACGAGgctcatctttaaaaaaaacaagcagaacATGAAAGCATCccagcacagcagcagcagcagcagcagcaggtttACTCGAGCATGTGTTGAGCTGCATGTGGCGTGTACGCGCCCGgcttttgcgtgtgtgtgcgcgcgcatgcgTTGTTGTGGGAGGCCAGTGGGTGCAAGCTGTGATCTCTCGCCCTGTGCACACCGACTGGACAGAGGGCTGAGCAGCTTAAATGCAGTCCGAGCGAGCACCTGTGTTTTCTCCCGCCGTTCTCAGGGCTTCTTAGCCAACGTGTACGCGCACagatgcacgcacacgcgcacgcctGCTGTAACACAAGCATATGTTTAGCATTGGATGGCAAAACATATTGAGTGTGTTTTCCTGCCGCCGCCATCTGCTTTGCGGCTCTGTTTGTGTTTCTCGCACAAAACATGCAAATTAGCTTAGTGTTAAACCATATTGCACATTTTTCAAGGAGCGTGATTATGACGTCACAAGGTCACCCGAGCCAAACAAGTCTGCACTGGAAAGCCCGACGTTCAAGACATTCTGTAGCCATACTCCaacttttagaaaaaaaatgtaagtacTTCGAACTTCAAGATGTCAAGTTGGTTTCACACCTTCTACACCTTCACTAGGAATTCGAAATGATTCTTGATAAAATTGGGTTATACATAacttaaaatacaaataaattgtAACTTCACCAAATGAAGTCATCTCATGGTAAATGTAAATTAtatagcacaaaaaaaaaatgcaattaaagtgcTTCTGTGAATCAGTCATCGATGCCAACAGTGGCAACATTTTGACGGCAGGGTTCAAACTGTTTCCCCACTCAACCTTTCCTGCAAGCTAAAATGACAAAACGGGCCTTTTGTGTGCACACGTTTCACGCTAAACACACTAAAACCAACATAGTGGACCAAGTCATTTTTAGCCAACATATTGCTTCGTATATGTCAGGCGTGGACCTGCACGAACAATCTGCTTAAAACGCTTGATTAGGAAGCTAATCTGTAGAATACACATTGCCCGATATTACAGAGCGGCACATTTATGGCATCAATAGCAGAGATTGAATTCATTTCAAGCCAGGCCAAAAGCTTCCCCTGGTGTGACGCAGCCTTTTTGTGCACTAAGCCCAAACAAAAGGTCAGGGATTGACCAATGCTCACTTGCCCTTACCAATTCAGTTCCCATTTTCGAGGCGAGATGGGATGGATATGGGTGGCTGACACTCCCAGtttacacgcacacgcacgcgcgcacacacgctcgGACACCGTGAGGGCCCTTTGGTAAACGAGAGAACAGCCAAACGTGTTCCTTGACTGCCATCTAGCGGAGATGTCTTGAAGTTTGCCAATTGACTGACCGATTTTGCCCTCACTGGAcacatcattaggtacacttgcagaGCCAGCTAAAAAACCCACCAAAGACCAACATAACGCaagttacaaataaataatagTCAAACCACGTTGGAACATTTAATGGATTTCACAACGTCTGACAGCCCAAATACCATAAAAGTGTACCAAACTAAATTTCACAGACAAAATTGCGTCGAATAAATGGTGATGTGGATGAGCTCCGATCTGTCTCTCTGAACTCTCTTTTGATTTGAAACTTGTAATGCGGCTGCCCAACATGCCCGGTGGCCTTTAAAACCCGCAGATGTTGTGTGCGCGCTTGTATGAGGGGGATTAACATGTCACCTCCTCACACATTGATTCATTCAGTTAAATGTcaggtgcgcgtgcgcgtgtgcatACACGTACAAACTTGCAAAGTGCATGAATGCACACACAGGAAGATATAATCATAcctacacacaccacacagagttgCCTGTCTATTTTATGGATACTCACAACTTTATACTGCCATCTAGCGGTAACGGAATTTTCATATTAAATTCCATATCGATGACAATACATTCAAACACAACTAACAATATAAAACAAACTCAACTGGGAGAACAGAATGTTAAAATAAGAGATCCTCTAAGACCTAATAAAGTGTACCTACTAAAGTGGCCGGTTGCATGCGTGGAAAAAAACGTTAACGGCTCCAGAAATTGACCTATAAAACAATTCTCGATGAAATGCAACGACCAAGTgaaccagcagagggcagcattGGAATTCGAAAAGACGAGTACGGTTCGCAAAGATGTTTTTAACACGAAGAGTAGCTTAACACAAGGTCTGCCAAAATGCAGCTCACCTCTACGTGGACTTTCATTTGCATGAGTGTGTATGCGTGTCAAGTCAAGTGTGCAACGACGCTTAAAGGGTAGATAAGGAATCTTGAAGGTCACTGACATTCACTTTTTTGCTATGTTCAATGCAGTGTTTTGCAGGGTAATTAGCTATAGCTAGTGGCATTTTTTCTGCATGTCACTAAATGTCTCACAATTGCTTATGGATCAAGCCCACAAGCATGGCAAGTGCAAAAACGGAGAAGTTAACCAAGTGAAGGAAAAAAGGAGACCTTCAGCAGCTCACGCTTGAAAGTGATTAATTAACAACTCGcacatctatccattttctgtaccgctttgtccccacgggggtcgcgggcgtgctggagcctatcccagctctcatcgggcagtaggcggaggacaccctgaactggttgacagccaatcgcagggcacacagagacgaacaacaatCCGCACTCGcatctaggggcaatttggagtgctcaatcggcctaccaaacaggtttttgggatgtgggaggaaaccggagtgcctggagaaaacccacacggacacggggagaacatgcaaactccacccagggagggccggaggtggaatcgaacctacaccctcctaactgtgaggcggacgtgctaatcaGTGCGACACCGAGCCGCCCGCACATGTACACAGTAAATTTTCAAAGGCCTAAAGAGGGGAAAGTAAGCACAAATGAGACAAACGGATTGACTTTTTTATGAAAACGTGCAACTAACAAAATCTGCCAGAGCATTCATGGCAATTGGATTattgtgtttgttgttgttgttcaatAAACCAAAGTAGAAAAGGGAATGCAAATCTGCTTATTTGAATGTTTAAGAAaattacagttaaaaaaaaataaaaacgatcAACTTACCTGCACTGAACATGTTTCCCCTCAGTGTTCCATGAGGTTCACACTCTGGCCACTAGATAGAAGTAAAATTCACGTCCTGTAGGAGTCACTTGAATTCACACTTGAATAAGAAAAACAATATTGCTGTCTTACTGGTTGTTATTGTTCTGCCATCTACTGCAAGAGCATTTCATCCTGAAGAAAAATTTGCCGACCAGATTGTCTGCTTTCTTGTTGGGAACAACGTCGCAAACTAGCAGAACTCCACGCTCGTAAAGTTCTTGCCGAGCTTGGGCCTCTCTCGAGGCGCCGGTGCCGACGCTGTAGCCTTTAACAGGCCTCCTTGAGTGAGCCGACACTCCAGAAAGGTGGCGGTAATCGTCACGGCCGACTCGTTTCGTGGGACGCTATCGAGTGACAATGACTGTAAAAGTCATCAGACGGCTTGAATGGCATCCAAATGGAGGTCAGACGTGCATGGTTACCACGAGGGAAAGcacctccactttttttttcctgcaacaTTCAGCAGCCACCACCATCTTGCTCCACTTTTTGACTGTAACACAATATAtcaccacacgcacacacacacacacacacacacagctgttttATAGCCTGCAGTCGAAAATGTCTCCAGGCAGCAGCAGAAGAGATGGAACTCGTTGTGCGGGTCTCTTAAGGTGCTGCATGTGCGCCTCAACGTAAAGgtggataaggaggacaaggagaCGGGTGACCACCACCATGTCCAGATATTCCCTGACAAATGTTGCTTTCTTCATACAAGTGAAAAGGGatacaaaatgatttaaaatctTTACACCAAGTGTATTGCTGCAAATACTTCTCGGCGGGAAAACCATTTAATACATTTTGTACAGAATTAATTATTATACACAACACGTGTAATAAAGTAATGGTAGGATTTTTTCTGGTGTTTTGGCTTAGCTGCTGTCAGCTAATTAACACATTCATGTGCAGAGGAATATCATTTCAGGATGAAAATAATGAGCCAAATGTGATTAGAATATGCttaattttgtttcatttaattCAGTTAATTGACGCCACGCATTAAACGTAACAAAACTGGAATAACCAGCAATCAGTTTTGAGCAAATGatggttttaatttgatgtcGTGTGATGTCAAAGTTTATTGTGCATAGGAGAAACTTTCTGGTACGCACAAGaaacatttgatttttatttccgCCACTTCAGGGGCTCTACAACTACAAAATAACAATTATCTTTTAATCAGTGAATGTACAAAAAGTTACcaattttaaatttggaacgatgTCCTTTGAAATTATTCAACTAATCTTAGTTATTCCTATGACTGAATTGTacattgtaaagaaaaaaagttggcaACAAAGTTGTTGGGCAatttgataaaatattttgttgtgtGAAAATGGACTTTTGTGCAttttcaacacaaaaaaaagtttcttcacTGTTGCCCAACTAAAAAATAGAAAGACAAATTGTTTTGGAGCAAACAATTGCTTGCTTTCTTGTGCTAACAATTTTGCCATAAACGTCGCGAATTGATATCTTAAAGTTTTGCCCCtccacacacagacatgcaCACCTTTGATGCTTCTACCATGAGCCATTAATCGTCAGTCAGTGTGAAGTCCTCTCCGTCTCATTTTGAGCTGCTAGGATGCTATAAACG contains:
- the six3a gene encoding homeobox protein SIX3a, whose amino-acid sequence is MVFRSPLELYPSHFFLPNFADRPLLLANSAPAARSPEDLSMFQLPTLNFSPEQVASVCETLEETGDIERLGRFLWSLPVAPGACEAINKHESILRARAVVAFHTGNFRDLYHILENHKFTKDSHGKLQAMWLEAHYQEAEKLRGRPLGPVDKYRVRKKFPLPRTIWDGEQKTHCFKERTRSLLREWYLQDPYPNPSKKRELAQATGLTPTQVGNWFKNRRQRDRAAAAKNRLQHQAMGAGGMRSLSEAGLTPHSSAESPSTAASPTTSVSSMTERVDTGTSILSVTSSDSECDV